The uncultured Fibrobacter sp. genome includes a region encoding these proteins:
- a CDS encoding NAD-dependent epimerase/dehydratase family protein has translation MKKILITGANSYIGTSFANYLAQPEFAGRYQVTTLDMIGDAWRSHDFSQYDTVYHVAGIAHSDNGKISDERAKLYYAVNTDLTVECAKKAKNAGVKQFIFMSSAIVYGDSAPIGKEKLITRDAPVNPANCYGDSKVQAENGIRPLDCDTFKVVILRPPMIFGKNSKGNYPLLSKLAQKLPVFPKVENCRSMLYIGNLVEFVRLMVENDERGTFWPQNPQYSNTSEVISLIAKAHGKRCVLIPGFGWALKIMAHVMGLVNKAFGNLAYEQSMSEYKPPYQKYSLQEAIERTER, from the coding sequence TTGGCACCTCCTTTGCCAACTACTTGGCTCAGCCCGAATTCGCGGGCAGGTACCAGGTGACTACCCTCGACATGATTGGCGACGCCTGGCGCAGCCACGATTTTAGCCAGTACGATACCGTTTACCACGTGGCGGGTATTGCCCACAGCGATAACGGCAAGATCAGCGACGAACGCGCAAAACTCTATTATGCCGTGAACACCGACCTGACTGTGGAATGCGCCAAGAAGGCGAAAAACGCTGGCGTAAAGCAGTTCATATTTATGAGCAGCGCCATTGTGTACGGTGACAGCGCCCCCATTGGCAAAGAAAAGCTGATTACCCGCGACGCCCCCGTGAACCCCGCGAACTGCTACGGCGACAGCAAGGTGCAGGCCGAGAACGGCATCCGCCCGCTGGACTGCGACACATTCAAGGTGGTTATCCTCCGCCCGCCCATGATTTTCGGCAAGAACAGCAAGGGCAACTATCCGCTGCTCAGCAAACTCGCGCAAAAACTGCCCGTATTCCCGAAAGTCGAGAACTGCCGCAGCATGCTCTACATCGGGAACCTGGTGGAATTCGTGCGCCTGATGGTCGAAAACGACGAACGCGGGACATTCTGGCCGCAGAACCCGCAGTACAGCAACACCAGCGAAGTTATCTCGCTCATTGCCAAGGCACACGGCAAACGCTGCGTGCTTATTCCCGGATTCGGCTGGGCGCTCAAGATTATGGCCCACGTCATGGGACTCGTGAACAAGGCCTTCGGCAACCTCGCTTACGAACAGTCCATGAGCGAATACAAGCCGCCGTACCAGAAATACAGCCTGCAAGAAGCTATCGAAAGGACGGAGCGTTAA